DNA from Aliarcobacter skirrowii CCUG 10374:
AAAAAAGAGAATTTTTGGATATTCAAAAGATGAAATCTCTTGTGCATTAGAGTCTTTAAATCAAGTTGGAATGAAAGATTATGCAAATAAAAAGATAGGTGATTTAAGTGGAGGTCAAAGGCAAAGAGTTTTTATAGCACGTGCACTTTGTTCAAATCCAAAAATAATGCTTTTAGATGAACCAACTGCAAGTATTGATGTACAAGGACAACAAGAGATTTATGAACTTTTAAAAGAGCTAAATAAATCTATTTGTATTGTTGTTGTGAGTCACGATTTATCAATTCTTTTAAATTATGCACAAAATGTTGCTCATGTAAATAGAAAATTAGTTTATCACAGCCTTGCAGAGGTTCAAAAAAATGTTACTTTAGCTGATGATCATTTGTGTGAGGTTGAACTACTTTCAGCTTTAGGTAAAACTCAAATGTGTTGTAACCATGTACACTAAAATAAATTCTCCCTTAAAAAATGGGACATTTTTGAAGGAAAAAAATGTTAGAAATTTTACAATATAGCTTTATTCAAAATGCTTTAATAGCTGGAGTTTTAATCTCTATTGCAGCTGGAATAATTGGAACTTTGGTAGTAGTAAATAAAATTACTTTTTTAACAGGTGGAATAGCTCACAGCGCTTATGGAGGAATAGGAATAGCAATATTTTTAGGAATACCAGTTTTATTTGGGGCAACTATTTTTGCTGTAATAACTGCAATAATAATCGCTATTATTACTTTAAAAAATAGAAGCAGAATTGATGCAATAATTGGTATGATGTGGGCAAGTGGAATGGCTATTGGAATTATATTTGTGGATTTAACTCCTGGATACAATGTAGATTTAATGAGCTATTTGTTTGGAAGTATTATTGCTGTTTCAAGTGAAGATATTATTTATATGACTCTTTTAGATATTTTTATTATAGCAATTGTTGTATATTTTTATAAAGAGATTTTATCTGTATCATATGATAGTGAGTTTGCAAGCTTAAGAGGAATAAATGTTAAGTTTTTTTATACACTAATTTTAATATTATCAGCACTTTGCGTAGTTGCTGCTATAAAAGCTGTTGGACTTATTTTGGTAATTGCACTTCTTACAATTCCAACATATTTAGCCGAGGCTTTTTCTTCTAAACTTTCAACTATGATGATTATTAGTTCAATTTTAGCTACAATATTCACACTATGTGGACTTATAGTTTCATACATTTTTGACATAAGTTCAGGAGCTAGTATAATAATGGTCGCAGTTGTTGCTTTAGGAGTTGTAAAGCTAATAAAATATAGAAAATAAAAAAGAAAGAACGGAAAAACCAATGAAAAAAATAGATGAAAAAATAAAACAAGGTGTTGTAAACACTTTAAGAGTAAATAGAGTTAGTGAACCTGGAATTTACCTAATAAGCGCAGATGAAACGGAAGTTTTATTACCAAATGCTTATGTAAAAAAAGAGATGGCTATTGATAGTTTACTAGATGTTTTTATATATACAGATAGTGAAGATAGATTAGTTGCAACTACTTTAAAACCATATTTGTATTTAAATGAATTTGCAAATTTAAAGATTGTTGATAGTGCAAAATTTGGTTATTTTGTAGATATTGGTTTAGCAAAAGATTTGCTAGTTCCAAAAAATAGACAAAAAGGAACTTATAATATTGGTTCATATAAAGTTTTACAAATGCAATTTGATGAAAGAACAAATAGATTAATTGCAAGTGAAAAATACTTTTTAGAAAATGAGCCAAAAGATTTAAAACAAGGTGATGAGGTAGAGATAATTTTATACTCAAAAACACCACTAGGATTTAAAGTTATTGTAAATAATAGTTACGAGGGTATGATTTTTCACTCTGAAATTTTTGAAAATTTAAAAATAGGTGATAAAAAAAGAGCTTATGTAAAAAATCTTAGAGATGATGAAAAGCTAGATATTAGTTTGCAAAAAATAGGTCAAAAAGTTGATACAGAAAAAGTTTTAGATATTTTAAAGGCAAATGGTGGAAGTTTAAACTTTACATATAAAAGTGATGCTGAAAATATAAAAGATGTTTTTGCTATGAGTAAAAAAGCATTTAAAGCCACTTTAACAAAGCTAATTGATGATAAAAAGATAAGATTAGAAGAAGATAAAATTTGCTTGATATAAATTAAGATAAATCTTATCCTATTTTAATATAATTTCTATGAAATTTAAAATTTAATAAAGGAAATAAAATGGCAACAGTAAAATTTAAAAATGATTTAGAGGTAAATTTAAGTGGAGCAGAGCTTAATGTTGGAGATTTAGCTCCAGTTGTAACAGCAGTTGCTGAAAATTTAAGTGATATTCAAATTGGTGGTAAACAAGGAAAAGTTCAAGTAGTTGTTGCTGTTCCATCTCTTGATACAGGTGTTTGTGCAGCAGAAGCTAGAAGATTCAATGTTGAAGCAGCAAAGCTAGAGAATGTAGAAGTTGTTATTGTATCTATGGATTTACCATTTGCAATGAAAAGATTTTGTACAACAGAAGGAATAGAAAATCTTAAAGTTGCATCTGATTTTAGAGCAAAAGCTTTTGCAAAATCTTATGGAGTTTTACAAGCAAATGGACCTTTAGCTGGTTTAACAGCACGTGCTATATTTATAATTAATGCATCTGGTAAAGTAACTTATAAACAAATTGTTCCAGAAATTACAAGTGAACCAAACTATGATGAGGTTTTAGAAGCAATAAAAGATTCAAGTACAACTTCTTGTTGTGGAAGTTGTCACTAAAAATTTTAAGCAAGATTTTCTTGCTTAAAATCAAGATAAAACTTCTAATAAATAGTTAAAATAGTTTATATTTTAAATTTAGGAGTTTTTATGAATCTTTGGTACAAAAAATTCATCTCTCAACCACATCAACCTTTTTTTACAAATGGTATGATTTTTTTTATACTTTTTATGACACTTTTTGTTTTTTCTTACAAAAATATAATAGATATTAACTCAACAGTTTTAACATATCATGCTTATACACTTATTTTTGTTGTTTTTATACAGTTTTTTTTAGGTTTTTTATTTGTTGTTTTTCCAAAATTTTTGATGCAAGCAGAGATTGAATCAAAAGATTATATGAGACAATTTTATATCTATTTTATAGCTAGTATTGGAATTTTATTATCTTTAATTTTTTATTCCAAATTTACTATTTTATTTCAAGTTCTTATCTTATTTGCACAAGCTATGAGTTTTTTTCTTCTATATTCTATTCATAAAAAAAGTACATTAAAAGATAAAAACGATACAAAATGGGTTTTAATAGCTTTTAGTACAGGTTTGATATCCCAACTACTTTTTATAGTTTCACAATTTGATTTAAAATACTCATATCTGTTTTCAAAAATAGCAATAAACAGTGGATTTTATCTATTCTTATTTATGATAATTTTTACAATATCTCAAAGAATGATACCTTTTTTTACAAGAGTTATGGTTCCAGAATATAAAATAAATAGAAGCAATAAATTGCTTGATATATTTTTTGTATTACTTTTAATAAAAGTATTAGTTTTGAGTTTTGAAGATACAAGATTAAATCTATTTATAGATATACCAATATTTTTATTTATTTTAAGAGAACTTTTTATTTGGAAACTTCCAACATTTAAAACTCCACCAATAGTTTGGATTTTGCACTTAGGTTTGTATTGGATAGTTATTGCATTTTTCATATCTATTATTGAATCAGTTTTTGCTTTTATAAATCCAAATTTTTATTTTGAAAAAATTGTTATTCATACTTTAGCTATTGGATATTTTGTTACAGTTTTAGTTGGCTTTGGAACTAGAGTAATACTTGGTCACTCTGGAAGAAAAATTGAGACAAAACTTTTTGCATTGATAATATTTATTGCAGTTCAATTTTTAGCATTAATTAGAGTTTTTACATCAATAAGTTCAAATTTTGATTTTAATTATATATTTTTTATTGAGCTAAGTGCCTTTTTATTGATAGTTGCATTAGTTATTTGGTCTTTAAAGTATATAACTATTTTAGTTGAAAATGAAAAAAAAGTTGAAAAAAAATCTAATTGGAAAGCATAAATTAAGTCTGAATTAATCTTTTGTTAACTTTTTTTAATTATAATTCTTTTGTAGGTAAGTTAAAAACAGACTTGCTTATGTATTTTAAGATAAGTTTCTTAAATAGATAATTTTTTTATGTTTCCTTGTGTAGAAAGCCCGCTTCCCCTAGGCGGGCTTTTTTTATGCCAAAAAAAATCAACCTTAATATCTTTTATGATACTATTTCAAAATGACATTACTAAATAAACAAAAAATATAAGCTTTCTAAATGCCCTTATCAACACTTAATCAAGAACAAAAAGAAGCAGCAATTTGTAATTTTGGAAACAATCTTGTAATTGCTAGTGCTGGAACTGGTAAGACTTCAACTATTGTTGGAAGAATTTCACACTTAATAAATAGTGGAATAAAACCAAATGAGATTTTACTTTTAACATTTACAAATAAAGCAGCAAGTGAGATGATAAATCGTGTTGCAAAGATTTTTTCAAAAGAGATTGCTCAAGAGATTATGGCTGGAACTTTTCACTCTGTTTCATTTAAACTTCTAAAGAGTTTAGATTTAAATATAACTTTAAAACAGCCAAATGAGCTAAAAACTCTATTTAAATCAATATATGAAAAAAGAGTTTTTGTAGAAGCTAGTGATGAAGCAAGTCCATATGATGGTGGATATTTATATGATTTATACTCTTTATAT
Protein-coding regions in this window:
- a CDS encoding metal ABC transporter ATP-binding protein, producing MDLIKIKNLFFKYQKTDILENVNLTIKDDDFLAIIGPNGGGKSTLLKLILGLLPLQSGKIEKYIKNSQIGYVPQNTNLNIDFPITALEVVLMGHVSSKKRIFGYSKDEISCALESLNQVGMKDYANKKIGDLSGGQRQRVFIARALCSNPKIMLLDEPTASIDVQGQQEIYELLKELNKSICIVVVSHDLSILLNYAQNVAHVNRKLVYHSLAEVQKNVTLADDHLCEVELLSALGKTQMCCNHVH
- a CDS encoding metal ABC transporter permease codes for the protein MLEILQYSFIQNALIAGVLISIAAGIIGTLVVVNKITFLTGGIAHSAYGGIGIAIFLGIPVLFGATIFAVITAIIIAIITLKNRSRIDAIIGMMWASGMAIGIIFVDLTPGYNVDLMSYLFGSIIAVSSEDIIYMTLLDIFIIAIVVYFYKEILSVSYDSEFASLRGINVKFFYTLILILSALCVVAAIKAVGLILVIALLTIPTYLAEAFSSKLSTMMIISSILATIFTLCGLIVSYIFDISSGASIIMVAVVALGVVKLIKYRK
- a CDS encoding CvfB family protein, which encodes MDEKIKQGVVNTLRVNRVSEPGIYLISADETEVLLPNAYVKKEMAIDSLLDVFIYTDSEDRLVATTLKPYLYLNEFANLKIVDSAKFGYFVDIGLAKDLLVPKNRQKGTYNIGSYKVLQMQFDERTNRLIASEKYFLENEPKDLKQGDEVEIILYSKTPLGFKVIVNNSYEGMIFHSEIFENLKIGDKKRAYVKNLRDDEKLDISLQKIGQKVDTEKVLDILKANGGSLNFTYKSDAENIKDVFAMSKKAFKATLTKLIDDKKIRLEEDKICLI
- the prx-suh gene encoding thiol peroxidase Prx-SUH; translated protein: MATVKFKNDLEVNLSGAELNVGDLAPVVTAVAENLSDIQIGGKQGKVQVVVAVPSLDTGVCAAEARRFNVEAAKLENVEVVIVSMDLPFAMKRFCTTEGIENLKVASDFRAKAFAKSYGVLQANGPLAGLTARAIFIINASGKVTYKQIVPEITSEPNYDEVLEAIKDSSTTSCCGSCH
- a CDS encoding NnrS family protein, translating into MNLWYKKFISQPHQPFFTNGMIFFILFMTLFVFSYKNIIDINSTVLTYHAYTLIFVVFIQFFLGFLFVVFPKFLMQAEIESKDYMRQFYIYFIASIGILLSLIFYSKFTILFQVLILFAQAMSFFLLYSIHKKSTLKDKNDTKWVLIAFSTGLISQLLFIVSQFDLKYSYLFSKIAINSGFYLFLFMIIFTISQRMIPFFTRVMVPEYKINRSNKLLDIFFVLLLIKVLVLSFEDTRLNLFIDIPIFLFILRELFIWKLPTFKTPPIVWILHLGLYWIVIAFFISIIESVFAFINPNFYFEKIVIHTLAIGYFVTVLVGFGTRVILGHSGRKIETKLFALIIFIAVQFLALIRVFTSISSNFDFNYIFFIELSAFLLIVALVIWSLKYITILVENEKKVEKKSNWKA